Proteins found in one Dermochelys coriacea isolate rDerCor1 chromosome 17, rDerCor1.pri.v4, whole genome shotgun sequence genomic segment:
- the LOC119844686 gene encoding uncharacterized protein LOC119844686 isoform X2 — translation MEKDKMHIGPDIPSPILNCSASDILGDSICAIISLDYDSMLTVCERLSGKLLPKTLRQFIWTDKLLKADTKVDKFERITILEREARVKFGQTVEHRIAELKIRSATRSPISGLIENAVVEKYEKTPRMHSFATNKQMISETSKTLNVLYVFSGTYEPYLIYWLFPLQMAFKQIMPTAEHPYELAMYLHCLHQNLFPSWTEIFAMAEWMMSLLEREDTEFFTHLQ, via the exons ATGGAAAAAG ACAAGATGCATATTGGTCCTGACATACCCTCACCTATTCTAAATTGCTCTGCAAGTGATATACTGGGAGACTCAATCTGTGCCATAATCTCATTAGATTATGATAGTATGTTAACTGTGTGTGAAAGACTAAGTGGAAAATTACTTCCAAAGACACTTAGACAGTTTATCTGGACTGATAAACTTTTAAAAGCAGATACAAAAGTTGACAAGTTTGAAAGAATAAC AATTCTCGAGAGAGAAGCTAGAGTGAAGTTTGGACAAACAGTGGAGCACCGAATTGCTGAACTGAAAATTAGAAGTGCCACCCGATCACCAATTTCAGGCCTTATTGAAAATGCAGTTGTGGAG AAATATGAAAAGACACCCCGTATGCATTCTTTTGCCACAAATAAACAAATGATTTCAGAGACCAGCAAAACCTTAAATGTCCTCTATGTTTTCAGTGGCACATATGAACCCTACCTAATCTATTGGCTTTTTCCTTTGCAAATGGCATTTAAGCAAATAATGCCTACAG ctGAACATCCCTATGAATTGGCTATGTACCTACATTGCCTACATCAAAACTTATTCCCATCATGGACAGAGATCTTTGCAATGGCTGAGTGGATGATGAGCCTTCTGGAGAGAGAGGACACTGAATTCTTCACTCATCTTCAATAG